Proteins encoded together in one Hevea brasiliensis isolate MT/VB/25A 57/8 chromosome 16, ASM3005281v1, whole genome shotgun sequence window:
- the LOC110662638 gene encoding uncharacterized protein LOC110662638, whose protein sequence is MTEPKRMAGGVALNFPANEEETTSSSLSPQLKAPPRRLRRRLLAEPKTPLSAEDIEAKLREANIRRQQFYEFLSSKAKPKSRSSPQTSCLGEDLAQRLEASLNAAEQKRESILTSAQIHLVRLDEMWQAAKSGIEKHFEKEPDELGIKVQSQVEQAEAKHILLLQVHKQREAAKREQAALSLKQKMSKQNKYKQCVCAAIYKKTCSC, encoded by the exons ATGACGGAGCCGAAGAGGATGGCTGGAGGAGTTGCGTTGAATTTTCCAGCTAATGAGGAGGAAACAACGTCGTCTTCTCTTTCACCTCAGCTGAAGGCGCCTCCTCGAAGGTTGAGACGACGTCTGCTTGCGGAGCCTAAAACCCCTCTCTCTGCTGAAGACATCGAAGCTAAGCTCAGAGAGGCTAATATACGTCGACAG CAATTCTACGAGTTCCTGTCAAGTAAAGCAAAGCCCAAGTCGAGAAGCTCTCCACAGACTTCCTGCCTAGGGGAAGATCTTGCTCAACGGCTTGAAGCAAGTCTCAATGCTGCTGAGCAGAAACG GGAAAGCATTCTTACTAGTGCTCAGATACACCTGGTAAGGCTGGATGAGATGTGGCAAGCAGCTAAAAGTGGAATAGAAAAACATTTTGAGAAGGAACCTGATGAGCTTGGCATTAAAGTTCAATCACAGGTTGAACAAGCAGAGGCAAAGCATATACTTCTCCTGCAAGTCCATAAACAAAGGGAAGCTGCAAAGAGAGAGCAAGCAGCTCTGTCATTGAAGCAAAAAATGTCTAAGCAGAACAAGTACAAACAGTGTGTCTGTGCTGCTATTTATAAAAAAACGTGTTCCTGCTGA